The following are encoded in a window of Blastocatellia bacterium genomic DNA:
- a CDS encoding DUF2950 domain-containing protein: MNRRTNMKSSTRNSALSRLLWAGSLITLLCLLALVAAGQTVAKKAAAKARTFATPQQAADALIDAAEKYDVAALEAILGPDGHDIISTGEAARDREQATAFAALAREQKNVVVNRRLPNRAFLNVGKDNWPFPVPIVRQAGHWSFDSKAGRQEVLYRRVGRNELDVIEICRGYVEAQHEYALKKREGYGVNEYAQRIIATPGKQDGLAWQNADGTWDGPVGENAARAIQQGYTNTGQPQPFHGYMFKVLKGQGPAAPMGRMDFVVKGVMIGGFALVAAPAQYGVTGVKTFMVSHDGVVYEKDFGPNTATAFKQMELFNPDKTWSPVKEP; the protein is encoded by the coding sequence ATGAACCGGAGAACCAACATGAAATCGTCAACTCGGAATTCGGCTCTTTCAAGGCTCCTGTGGGCCGGAAGCCTGATCACCCTTCTGTGTCTGCTGGCGCTGGTCGCGGCGGGACAGACGGTTGCGAAGAAGGCGGCGGCGAAAGCCAGGACGTTTGCGACACCACAACAGGCCGCCGACGCGCTCATTGACGCGGCGGAAAAGTATGATGTCGCCGCACTCGAAGCGATTCTCGGCCCTGACGGCCATGACATTATCTCGACCGGCGAGGCGGCCCGCGACCGCGAACAGGCTACGGCTTTTGCGGCGCTGGCGCGCGAGCAGAAGAATGTGGTTGTGAATCGCCGTCTCCCAAACCGCGCGTTTCTCAACGTCGGCAAGGATAACTGGCCATTCCCTGTCCCCATCGTCAGACAGGCGGGCCATTGGTCTTTCGACTCGAAGGCAGGCCGCCAGGAAGTCCTCTACCGTCGCGTTGGCCGCAACGAGCTGGATGTCATTGAGATATGCCGCGGCTATGTCGAGGCGCAGCATGAATACGCGCTGAAGAAACGTGAAGGCTATGGCGTCAACGAATACGCGCAGCGCATCATCGCCACGCCCGGCAAACAGGACGGCCTGGCCTGGCAGAACGCCGATGGCACATGGGACGGCCCCGTAGGCGAGAATGCCGCCCGCGCCATTCAACAGGGCTACACGAACACGGGTCAGCCGCAGCCTTTCCACGGCTACATGTTCAAGGTGCTTAAAGGGCAGGGGCCTGCTGCGCCGATGGGGCGAATGGATTTTGTCGTCAAAGGCGTCATGATCGGCGGATTCGCGCTGGTGGCCGCGCCCGCCCAGTATGGCGTCACCGGCGTCAAGACCTTCATGGTCAGTCACGACGGCGTCGTCTATGAGAAGGACTTCGGGCCGAATACCGCAACCGCCTTCAAGCAGATGGAACTCTTCAACCCGGACAAGACATGGAGTCCTGTCAAAGAGCCGTAG
- a CDS encoding DUF3300 domain-containing protein translates to MLTPGQICCAKSAPLPATPAVNVATNVATQDAALIPPDQLDSLVAPIALYPDPLLSQTLVASTYPLEIVQLQQWLDKNKGLKEKALADAAAKQPWDPSIQAMAVLPDVVKRLADDLQWTTDLGNAFLAQQSDVMDAIQRMRQKAQGTGALQTTPQQKVETQVVESKSVIVIEQSDPQVVYVPSYDPTYVYGPPVYPYPPIYYPSYPAGIVAASAISFGVGWAMGAAWGGGGWGWNCGWGGNNININNNNNFIRNSNINGGNRNNIGNGNRWQHNPTHRGGAPYANQRVANRYGGTARGDSLSNRQSNARQQIGRQGGNLSSSRPGVSDRSRLGGTDNGPRSGIAGDRTDRSRGGDRSNAGAGVSDRSRTSGAGDRSRTSGASDRSRTAGMTDRSSSGRGSDRPGVSDRSSSSGGLGSRSGGGDRVGSRDLSRSSGGGSRSAFGGGGGFSGSSARASSSRGSSSFGGSRGGGGMSRGGGGSRGGGGGRRR, encoded by the coding sequence TTGCTGACGCCGGGGCAAATCTGCTGCGCCAAGAGCGCGCCGCTGCCGGCGACCCCGGCGGTCAACGTGGCGACAAACGTGGCGACTCAGGACGCGGCACTGATTCCGCCCGACCAGCTCGATTCGCTGGTTGCCCCCATCGCGCTCTACCCCGACCCGCTGCTCAGCCAGACGCTCGTAGCCTCGACTTATCCGCTGGAAATCGTCCAGCTTCAGCAGTGGTTGGATAAAAACAAAGGGCTGAAGGAGAAGGCGCTGGCGGACGCGGCGGCGAAACAGCCCTGGGACCCCAGCATTCAGGCCATGGCGGTGCTGCCGGATGTCGTCAAGCGGCTGGCCGATGATCTTCAATGGACCACCGACCTCGGCAACGCCTTCCTCGCGCAGCAGAGCGACGTGATGGACGCCATTCAACGGATGCGCCAGAAGGCGCAGGGCACCGGCGCGCTGCAAACCACTCCGCAGCAGAAGGTCGAGACGCAGGTGGTTGAGAGCAAGTCGGTCATCGTCATCGAACAGTCGGACCCGCAGGTGGTCTATGTGCCGTCTTATGATCCGACCTACGTCTATGGCCCGCCGGTTTATCCCTACCCGCCGATCTACTACCCGTCATACCCCGCGGGCATCGTCGCCGCAAGCGCCATCTCGTTCGGCGTCGGCTGGGCGATGGGCGCGGCGTGGGGCGGCGGCGGTTGGGGATGGAACTGCGGCTGGGGCGGCAACAATATCAACATCAACAACAATAATAACTTCATCCGCAACAGCAACATCAACGGCGGCAACCGCAACAACATCGGCAATGGTAACCGATGGCAGCACAACCCGACACACCGCGGCGGCGCTCCCTACGCCAACCAGAGGGTGGCGAATCGCTATGGCGGCACGGCGCGCGGCGATTCGCTGAGCAATCGTCAGTCAAATGCGCGGCAGCAGATCGGGCGGCAAGGCGGCAACCTCAGCAGCTCACGCCCGGGCGTGAGCGACCGCAGCCGCCTCGGCGGAACAGATAACGGCCCGCGCTCTGGTATCGCAGGTGACCGCACAGACCGCAGTCGCGGCGGTGATCGCAGCAATGCTGGCGCAGGCGTCAGTGACCGCTCGCGCACAAGCGGGGCCGGTGATCGGTCGCGCACAAGCGGGGCCAGTGACCGTTCGCGCACGGCGGGCATGACTGACCGCAGCAGTTCAGGCCGTGGCAGTGACCGCCCCGGCGTGAGTGACCGCTCTTCCAGTAGTGGCGGTCTGGGTAGCCGATCCGGCGGTGGTGATCGCGTCGGCAGCCGTGACCTTTCGCGCAGCTCCGGCGGCGGCAGTCGCAGCGCCTTCGGCGGCGGCGGCGGCTTCAGCGGCTCAAGCGCGCGGGCCAGCAGCAGCCGCGGTTCTTCCAGCTTCGGCGGCTCGCGCGGCGGCGGCGGCATGTCGAGAGGTGGGGGTGGGTCCAGAGGCGGCGGCGGCGGCCGCAGGAGGTAA
- the glsA gene encoding glutaminase A, which translates to MSATRRRTNRLLVALLIAVNSAFAPLSTPGQKINPVAPRRDRVEMAVREAYEKFKSDTSGKNADYIPYLAQVDSRLFGIAVVTTDNQVFTLGDVNYAFPIQSISKVFTLALAIEELGSDKVIHRVGSEPTGRAFNSALAVVDMPTHIGNALVNAGAIATTSLISGKNADEKWNKILAFYCRAAGDNLSLIEDVYKSEAATNAGSKALAMLLAKYERIYADPFESVDVYTRQCSVGVNAEQLARMGATLANNGVNPRTGEQVIKRQDIPYILSTMMGLYDASGGWTWRLGLPAKSGVGGGIVAVIPGKGAIAGFAPRLDEAGNSVKAQKVIEYIVSKLDYNVFSPRPVGMKRTVQP; encoded by the coding sequence ATGTCAGCAACAAGAAGGCGCACAAACAGGCTTCTGGTGGCGTTGCTCATCGCGGTGAATTCCGCCTTTGCCCCGCTTTCCACGCCGGGGCAAAAAATCAACCCGGTCGCTCCCCGACGCGACCGGGTTGAGATGGCGGTGCGCGAGGCTTACGAAAAGTTCAAGAGCGATACGAGCGGCAAGAACGCCGACTACATCCCTTACCTCGCGCAGGTTGATTCCAGGCTGTTTGGCATCGCCGTGGTGACGACCGACAACCAGGTTTTCACGCTCGGCGACGTGAATTACGCCTTCCCCATCCAATCGATCTCGAAGGTCTTCACGCTTGCCCTGGCGATAGAAGAGCTCGGCTCTGACAAGGTCATTCATCGGGTCGGCTCTGAGCCGACGGGCCGCGCCTTCAACTCGGCGCTGGCCGTCGTCGACATGCCGACGCACATCGGCAATGCGCTGGTTAATGCCGGTGCCATCGCCACGACCAGTTTGATCTCCGGCAAGAACGCCGACGAGAAGTGGAACAAGATACTCGCCTTCTATTGCCGAGCCGCCGGCGACAACCTGTCGCTCATCGAGGATGTCTACAAGTCGGAAGCGGCGACCAACGCCGGCAGCAAGGCGCTGGCGATGCTGCTGGCCAAGTACGAGCGCATCTACGCCGATCCCTTCGAGTCGGTCGACGTGTACACCAGGCAATGCTCGGTCGGGGTGAACGCCGAGCAGTTGGCGCGCATGGGCGCGACGCTGGCGAACAACGGCGTCAATCCCAGGACGGGCGAGCAGGTAATCAAGCGCCAGGACATTCCCTACATTCTTTCGACGATGATGGGGCTTTATGACGCTTCAGGCGGCTGGACCTGGCGCCTCGGCTTGCCGGCCAAGAGCGGCGTCGGCGGCGGCATCGTCGCGGTGATCCCCGGCAAGGGCGCCATCGCCGGCTTCGCGCCGCGGCTGGACGAAGCCGGCAACAGCGTCAAAGCGCAGAAGGTCATTGAGTACATCGTCAGTAAGCTGGATTACAATGTGTTCTCTCCGCGTCCGGTGGGTATGAAAAGGACGGTTCAACCTTGA
- a CDS encoding DcaP family trimeric outer membrane transporter yields the protein MELARLLRSVLLAGGTFTIIALLAFAVQSVAAQTQEPQKASEEVQQLKDRLKQLEQTVQELKSQLSEIEQPHIAPAVARPTPPVTPPATEPPPANSNNSNKGQDKGTENSFQVYGFAMLDMGYEFKQIHPDWFDTLRITKLPSFKDEFAPDGKTYFGVRQSRLGVKSTTATPLGELKTTFEFELFGSGVDAGQTTFRLRHAYGELGHFGAGQYWTVFGDTDAYPNSLEYWGPNGLVWFRNIQLRWMPLKGNNSVTLALERPGASGDQGVFADRIELQGIRPKFDLPDLTGNVRFTRDWGHVQLAGIVRRIRWVDITNDQFDFSGSAVGWGVSVSSAPKFGKNDVGRFQVTYGEGIENYMNDAPVDIGIKRLNPLDPTRPIKGVALPVFGLSTFLDHTWSKRFSSALGYSMINIENSDGQAANAYHRGHYALGNLLFYPYDNVMVGGEFQYGRRENFSDGFAANDYRIQFSFKYNFAKAFSF from the coding sequence ATGGAATTAGCTCGTCTATTGCGCAGTGTGTTATTAGCTGGCGGCACCTTTACGATCATTGCGCTGCTGGCATTCGCGGTGCAATCGGTCGCCGCACAGACCCAGGAACCGCAAAAGGCGAGCGAGGAAGTTCAACAACTAAAAGACCGGCTCAAGCAGTTGGAGCAAACCGTTCAGGAGTTAAAATCGCAATTATCCGAGATTGAGCAGCCACATATCGCCCCCGCCGTTGCCAGGCCCACTCCGCCGGTCACCCCGCCGGCAACCGAGCCGCCCCCGGCAAACAGCAATAACAGCAATAAAGGCCAGGATAAGGGAACGGAGAACAGCTTTCAGGTTTACGGATTCGCAATGCTCGACATGGGCTACGAGTTCAAACAGATCCATCCCGATTGGTTCGACACGCTTCGTATCACAAAGTTGCCATCCTTCAAAGATGAGTTCGCCCCCGATGGCAAGACCTATTTCGGCGTCAGGCAGAGTCGCCTGGGGGTCAAATCAACCACGGCGACCCCGCTGGGCGAGTTAAAGACGACCTTCGAGTTTGAGCTATTCGGCAGCGGCGTTGATGCGGGGCAAACGACCTTCCGCCTGCGCCACGCCTATGGCGAACTGGGGCACTTCGGCGCCGGTCAGTACTGGACCGTCTTCGGGGACACCGATGCTTACCCGAACTCGCTCGAATACTGGGGCCCGAACGGGTTGGTCTGGTTCCGCAACATACAGCTTCGTTGGATGCCGCTCAAAGGCAACAACTCCGTGACCCTCGCCCTCGAGCGTCCGGGTGCCAGCGGCGATCAGGGGGTGTTCGCAGACCGCATCGAGTTACAAGGCATCCGGCCCAAGTTCGACTTGCCCGATCTCACAGGTAACGTGCGCTTCACGCGCGACTGGGGACATGTGCAGTTGGCTGGAATCGTCAGAAGGATCAGATGGGTAGACATAACCAACGACCAGTTTGATTTCAGCGGCAGCGCCGTCGGCTGGGGAGTCTCTGTCAGCTCAGCCCCCAAATTTGGCAAGAACGACGTCGGCCGCTTCCAGGTTACTTATGGTGAAGGGATTGAAAACTACATGAATGACGCGCCGGTTGACATCGGTATCAAGCGGCTCAACCCGTTGGACCCAACGCGGCCTATTAAAGGCGTCGCCCTGCCGGTGTTTGGCCTATCAACGTTCCTGGATCACACCTGGAGCAAGCGCTTCAGCAGCGCCCTCGGCTATTCGATGATCAACATTGAGAACTCCGACGGGCAAGCGGCCAATGCCTATCATCGCGGTCACTATGCGCTCGGCAACCTGCTCTTCTACCCCTACGACAACGTCATGGTGGGCGGCGAGTTTCAGTATGGCCGGCGCGAAAACTTTAGCGACGGCTTCGCCGCGAACGATTACCGCATCCAGTTCTCGTTCAAATACAACTTTGCGAAAGCCTTCAGCTTTTGA
- a CDS encoding DUF892 family protein — protein sequence MKVSNSKELFVLLLSDLWQGAERANQFFQELVPFVQDRDIQEALEARVFLSDKITETFSASFKLIGEKPVLLNGRMLEMFVENFRAQLGEIQPVDARHLFILARTNALLHLRIGEYMALIAAADATGHYSVGALLESCLAEKFAFAERLRRLTQIRRAVMKATA from the coding sequence ATGAAGGTCAGTAACTCGAAGGAACTCTTCGTCCTGCTGCTTAGCGATTTGTGGCAGGGTGCGGAGAGGGCCAACCAGTTCTTCCAAGAACTAGTTCCCTTCGTCCAGGATCGGGACATCCAGGAGGCTCTCGAAGCGCGAGTCTTCCTATCCGACAAAATTACCGAGACGTTCAGCGCCAGCTTCAAGCTCATCGGCGAGAAGCCTGTGTTGCTCAACGGACGCATGTTGGAGATGTTTGTTGAAAACTTCCGCGCGCAACTCGGTGAGATACAGCCGGTAGACGCGAGGCATCTGTTCATCCTGGCCAGGACCAATGCTCTGTTACATCTTCGCATCGGTGAGTATATGGCGCTCATCGCGGCAGCCGATGCAACAGGCCATTATAGTGTTGGCGCACTGCTTGAGAGTTGCCTTGCAGAGAAATTCGCCTTCGCCGAGCGACTACGGCGTCTCACTCAGATACGCCGGGCAGTCATGAAGGCCACAGCTTAG
- a CDS encoding VOC family protein, producing MKREQFSMPPPSLYLSLSEPYHIGYVTTNIDRATQEFAERYGVSKFRISRRTSSLPGMPAMLMDQAHAFAGPLQIELIHPLSGDDDIYRDLLPAEGFAIRHHHFGFMMNGEADIQRIAAALAANGIPIAFDAFIPNVERVILADARAVLGHYLEYTYLKPKIREGYYADVPHN from the coding sequence ATGAAGAGAGAGCAATTCTCGATGCCACCGCCATCCCTGTACTTGTCCCTGTCTGAGCCATACCATATCGGCTACGTCACGACGAACATAGATCGGGCCACGCAGGAATTTGCCGAACGCTACGGGGTCAGCAAGTTTCGCATCTCGCGCCGCACCTCATCGCTGCCCGGCATGCCGGCGATGTTGATGGACCAGGCGCATGCCTTTGCCGGGCCGCTACAGATCGAGTTGATTCATCCGCTGAGCGGCGACGACGACATCTACCGCGACTTGCTTCCCGCCGAAGGCTTCGCCATCCGCCACCACCATTTCGGATTCATGATGAACGGCGAAGCGGACATCCAGCGGATCGCCGCGGCGCTCGCCGCCAACGGCATCCCCATCGCCTTTGACGCCTTCATCCCGAACGTCGAGCGCGTGATCCTGGCCGACGCGCGGGCGGTGCTCGGCCACTATCTTGAATACACCTATCTCAAACCGAAAATCAGAGAGGGCTATTATGCGGACGTGCCGCACAATTGA
- a CDS encoding OmpA family protein: MIEKTRHTFFYTMLLGILLAVSAQVVFGQDDQANAVRPRRVTKGTSVRAIPNGQSVRIKGNVTKASENTITVCDMAGAETVVHIDNATDITTHRRGVFRGAKTHNQGALLIGLTLEVKGKGNEAGELVAKWIRFHDTALKAAMAVDARAVPIEKEQDRMAGQLDETTTVATGARDAAKAAQDSADKAQSSADQAQSTADAAKTDAASARQIAVSAHEKIAAIDDFDTAEALTVTFKAGSAVLTKEAKAQLDEFASKVLASRGYVVEVAAFASAEGATSANYRLSEARAEAVRNYLIAKGSVAPRRIVDPYGGGETNPIADNKTRAGRMQNRRAEVKLLVSKGLAAKEPVSASSK; encoded by the coding sequence ATGATCGAAAAGACAAGACACACATTCTTCTACACGATGCTCCTGGGCATCTTGTTGGCGGTTTCCGCCCAAGTCGTTTTCGGGCAGGATGACCAAGCCAACGCAGTGCGCCCACGCAGGGTGACAAAGGGCACCAGCGTCCGCGCCATTCCCAATGGCCAATCGGTCAGGATCAAGGGCAATGTGACTAAGGCGAGCGAAAACACCATCACCGTCTGTGACATGGCCGGGGCCGAAACCGTCGTGCATATCGACAACGCGACCGACATCACGACGCACCGCAGAGGCGTCTTCCGCGGCGCCAAGACCCACAACCAGGGCGCGCTGCTGATCGGCCTGACGCTGGAAGTTAAAGGAAAAGGCAACGAGGCGGGCGAACTGGTCGCCAAGTGGATCCGCTTCCATGACACCGCCCTCAAAGCCGCGATGGCCGTTGACGCCCGCGCCGTCCCTATAGAGAAAGAACAGGACCGCATGGCGGGGCAGTTAGACGAGACGACCACCGTCGCAACCGGCGCGAGGGACGCCGCGAAGGCGGCGCAGGACAGTGCCGATAAGGCGCAGTCCAGTGCGGATCAGGCGCAGAGCACGGCTGACGCGGCCAAGACCGATGCCGCCTCGGCGCGTCAAATCGCCGTCAGCGCCCACGAGAAGATCGCGGCGATTGACGATTTTGACACCGCCGAAGCGCTGACCGTGACTTTCAAGGCCGGCAGCGCCGTGCTGACCAAGGAGGCCAAGGCCCAGCTCGACGAGTTTGCGTCGAAGGTGCTTGCCTCCAGAGGCTACGTCGTCGAAGTGGCTGCCTTTGCTTCTGCCGAAGGCGCGACGTCGGCCAACTACCGGCTGAGTGAGGCGCGTGCCGAGGCCGTCAGAAACTATCTGATTGCCAAAGGCAGCGTCGCGCCGCGTCGCATTGTCGACCCGTATGGCGGCGGCGAGACGAACCCCATCGCCGACAACAAGACGCGCGCCGGACGCATGCAGAACCGCCGCGCCGAAGTGAAGCTGCTCGTCAGCAAGGGGCTGGCCGCCAAGGAGCCGGTCTCAGCCTCTAGCAAGTGA
- a CDS encoding transporter → MRYVTGRALNLGGCVIAVMLLMLSTAAAQNRGQYILGTTGLNSGVQPRPGLSYTNIFTLNTGGQLVDAGGQELAGLRTPGLAVDQNIFAYTTGFKIFGGSYGVKLDVPMADGAIAMSRPGARSVAPALSDIYIEPFNIGWHLLTADLRVAYGFFAPTGANRVTSDYWGHDITAAATVYLNEKKSTSFSLNAILELHQKKRHQDVRVGNSLNVEYGVGSVVPVGKEAKTFLRLGVVGYLQWQLARDSGPNIPVRTDNPRDQVFAVGPEVGVTVSPWKANLLFRYGKEVYVRNRGQGQTFAVSFSKYF, encoded by the coding sequence ATGAGATATGTAACAGGCAGGGCGCTCAATCTCGGCGGCTGCGTCATTGCGGTGATGCTGCTGATGCTGTCGACTGCCGCGGCTCAGAACCGCGGGCAGTACATCCTCGGGACCACCGGTCTCAACTCAGGCGTGCAGCCACGCCCGGGCTTGAGCTATACCAACATCTTCACGCTTAACACCGGCGGCCAGCTCGTTGACGCGGGCGGCCAGGAGCTTGCCGGCCTGCGCACTCCCGGCCTCGCCGTCGATCAGAACATCTTCGCCTACACGACCGGCTTCAAGATTTTCGGCGGCAGCTATGGCGTCAAGCTGGACGTCCCGATGGCTGACGGCGCGATTGCGATGAGCCGCCCCGGCGCGCGCTCGGTGGCCCCGGCGCTGTCGGATATTTATATCGAGCCCTTCAATATTGGATGGCACCTGCTGACCGCCGACCTGCGGGTGGCCTATGGGTTCTTCGCCCCGACGGGGGCAAACCGTGTCACCTCGGATTACTGGGGGCATGACATCACGGCAGCCGCCACCGTCTATTTAAATGAGAAGAAATCAACCTCCTTTTCTTTGAACGCCATCCTCGAGCTGCACCAGAAGAAGCGCCATCAGGATGTCCGGGTGGGGAACAGCCTGAACGTGGAGTATGGCGTTGGCTCTGTCGTCCCTGTGGGCAAAGAGGCAAAGACCTTTCTGCGTCTGGGGGTCGTCGGCTACCTCCAGTGGCAGCTCGCCAGGGACAGTGGCCCGAACATCCCCGTGCGTACCGACAACCCGCGCGACCAGGTCTTCGCCGTCGGGCCAGAGGTCGGCGTGACCGTCTCGCCGTGGAAGGCCAATCTCTTGTTCCGCTACGGCAAAGAGGTCTATGTCCGCAACCGCGGTCAAGGCCAAACCTTCGCCGTCAGCTTTTCAAAATACTTCTAA
- a CDS encoding DUF4956 domain-containing protein — translation MSNGDHNAAGMVRHNRLTSAAIETRRNGGPGGTVPAATPSTRPRGPSRFSRLFHHPALRLGVCLIGLILALLVPSRLLGQDHSSLLSNMFEGKSEEVQVVGWVQKVMTMSFRLALAALLATLLAFRPRRALPISHRDPYVTQTHILLAVVAAALMMIVADNAVRAFGIFAAASLVRFRTNIRDPKEITVLLINLGIGLAAGVGHWDLAIGLSLFVFLLLQLLEHFESEQALRAMELRVKTHHVDATDQALREMFERNHLKVEVRTLNLEDPKHPLGKIVYRIDVSPAFSTDQWAEEILASDPLNIDSIEWHQKKMSSYVYR, via the coding sequence ATGTCCAACGGTGATCACAATGCCGCAGGAATGGTAAGGCACAACCGGCTGACTTCAGCCGCGATTGAGACACGCCGGAACGGCGGCCCTGGCGGGACCGTTCCGGCAGCCACCCCTTCGACCAGGCCGCGCGGGCCGAGCCGGTTCTCGCGACTCTTCCACCACCCGGCGCTGCGCCTGGGCGTCTGCCTGATCGGTCTGATCTTAGCGCTGCTCGTCCCTAGCCGGTTGCTGGGCCAGGACCACAGCTCCCTCTTATCGAATATGTTTGAAGGCAAGTCAGAGGAGGTTCAAGTCGTCGGCTGGGTTCAAAAGGTCATGACGATGAGCTTCCGGCTGGCGCTCGCCGCCTTGCTCGCCACCTTGCTGGCGTTCCGCCCGCGCCGCGCGCTACCCATTTCCCACCGCGACCCGTACGTAACACAAACCCACATCCTGCTCGCCGTGGTGGCGGCGGCGCTCATGATGATTGTCGCAGACAATGCGGTGCGCGCCTTCGGGATATTCGCGGCGGCGTCGCTGGTTCGCTTTCGCACCAACATTCGCGACCCGAAAGAGATCACCGTGTTGCTGATCAACCTGGGCATCGGCCTGGCCGCGGGCGTCGGCCACTGGGACCTCGCCATTGGGCTGAGCCTGTTCGTCTTCCTCCTGCTTCAGCTGCTTGAGCATTTTGAATCGGAGCAGGCGCTGCGGGCCATGGAGCTGAGGGTGAAGACGCACCACGTCGACGCGACAGACCAGGCGCTCAGAGAGATGTTCGAGAGGAATCATCTGAAGGTCGAGGTCCGCACGCTCAACCTGGAAGACCCAAAACATCCCCTGGGAAAGATCGTCTACCGTATAGACGTGAGCCCGGCCTTCAGCACCGACCAGTGGGCCGAAGAGATACTGGCATCGGACCCCTTGAATATCGATAGCATTGAATGGCATCAGAAGAAGATGTCTTCTTATGTCTATCGCTAG
- a CDS encoding HNH endonuclease signature motif containing protein: MFCLLLGFSFCPVALAQDGRRALPDHGLTPGDAAEVTAADICKVEYENPDSNVPTVLKHRVYSRYRVSRYEVGYNVDHLVPVKLGGTNSIENLWPQPLSGEWGWHRKNTLEQRLRKLVCSGSLRLEQAQQEIATDWISAYRKYVGEPR, encoded by the coding sequence ATGTTTTGTTTGCTTCTGGGCTTCTCGTTCTGCCCCGTGGCGCTGGCGCAAGACGGGCGGCGCGCCCTGCCCGACCACGGGCTGACCCCTGGCGACGCCGCCGAAGTGACGGCAGCCGATATTTGTAAGGTTGAATACGAGAATCCCGACAGCAATGTGCCGACCGTCTTGAAGCATCGGGTGTATAGCCGGTATCGCGTGAGTCGGTACGAGGTCGGATATAATGTTGATCACCTGGTGCCGGTGAAGCTGGGGGGGACGAATTCGATAGAGAATCTCTGGCCGCAGCCGCTTTCGGGCGAATGGGGCTGGCATAGAAAAAACACGCTTGAGCAGAGGTTGCGTAAGCTGGTTTGCAGTGGGAGCTTGCGCCTTGAACAAGCGCAGCAAGAGATCGCAACGGATTGGATCAGCGCCTACAGAAAGTATGTCGGCGAGCCCCGGTAG